One window of Panthera tigris isolate Pti1 chromosome C2, P.tigris_Pti1_mat1.1, whole genome shotgun sequence genomic DNA carries:
- the MUC4 gene encoding mucin-4, giving the protein MRGAQWRRVPWVFLSCLCSRLLWPMVLGTITTSLRTGSQRSTTSLPPTTSQTLTTSTPSTSTSKQSTAVPVPIKPKKGVSLFPYGPSVGDQEFVRRTVDFTSPLFKPQIGFPLGSSLRDYLYFTDNGQIIFPESEYQIFSYPNPPLRGFTGWDPVALVAPFWDDADFSGSHGTIFYQEYETLYNEHNLLVWQVESWIKKFAHIRNYKARWTLKVTWVSAPAYPAQWTFGTNTYQAILSTDGSRSYALFLYQSGGMQWDVTQRPGNPVLMGFSSGDGYFENSPLTFQPVWEKYHPDQFLNSNSGLQGLQVYRLHRGERPNYRLRCLQWLNRQPQWPQWGWNQVSCPCSWQQGLWDLRFQPISIGWWGLSSRQLCRVSSWRGGVCCSYGPWGELLQGWTVSTPWQFDQELEPWDWCCRGTNKPSFCTLYQQRRPRIGCAGYRPPRPAWMFGDPHITTLDGANYTFNGLGDFLLVRAWDRNSSFLLQGRTAQTSSAQATNFIAFAAKYNTSSLNPITVRWLLKPNDTIHVQVNNQTVTFETNHEDPEGQEIFNTTGIVMTRNGSLVSASFDGTVTISVTALSNILHASCSLPEEYRNSTEGLLGVWNDNPDDDFRMPNGSTILNKSNEWQLYQFGMTWKINDTRLLGKRDNPLPSNFTPVFLFQLKNNNSGENLVSECNGDEQCIYDSLATGNTSTGLNTKMLFSRYQLMNATLSKYPPSIKGEHVVEAYLGQTKLTQYTSSSENVIFTLRNSNTDFKLFENGTLLWTPKLLEPFTLEILARNAKVNLTSVLQPKTVVCACREESQCLYNQTSWVGNSSLEVAGCKCDGNSFGPYCKRSRDPCEEPCFPNVKCIPGEGCEACPQNLTGDGRHCAALENSPLCQNVSCPVNYCYNQGHCYISQTPDCHPNCTCPPAFTDTRCFVAGNNFTPTIHQDLPVRIIQLSLREGENATMTDVNASVAYRLGKLDVRAFLQNSQVVPINSGATQASGRNLQRWSVISEFQYLPRGPVIDFLNTKLLDAVVEAFLPQASWRRWNRSEGPRTNVNFHSISREDVYSVKALNVSMLKTYFKCNGYKGYHLVYSPHSGLTCVSPCSEGYCEHGGQCQHLPQGPRCSCVPFSIYTPWGERCEHLSMKLGAFFGILFGALGALLLLGAVVFVVLRFWCYPRNQYSYPLDTES; this is encoded by the exons GAACAATCACAACTTCACTGAGGACAGGCAGCCAGAGAAGCACAACATCACTACCACCAACAACCTCCCAGACCCTTACAACGTCCACTCCCAGCACATCTACAAGCAAACAATCAACTGCTGTCCCAGTCCCTATCAAGCCCAAAAAAG gtgtttccctctttccctatGGACCAAGCGTTGGAGATCAGGAGTTTGTCAGGAGGACTGTGGACTTCACCTCACCACTCTTCAAGCCCCAGATTGGCTTCCCTCTTGGCTCCTCTCTCCGGGATTACCTCTAT TTCACAGATAATGGCCAGATCATTTTCCCGGAGTCAGAGTACCAGATTTTCTCCTACCCCAATCCTCCCCTTAGAGGCTTCACAGGCTGGGACCCTGTGGCCCTGGTGGCTCCATTCTGGGATGATGCTGATTTTTCCGGCAGCCATGGAACCATATTTTACCAG GAATATGAGACACTCTATAATGAACACAACCTGCTAGTCTGGCAGGTGGAGTCTTGGATTAAAAAGTTCGCACACATCCGGAACTACAAAGCCAGGTGGACCCTAAAAGTCACATGGGTCAGTGCCCCTGCCTATCCTGCCCAGTGGACCTTTGGG ACCAACACCTACCAGGCCATCCTCTCCACAGACGGGAGCAGGTCCTACGCCCTGTTTCTCTACCAAAGTGGTGGTATGCAGTGGGATGTGACCCAGCGCCCAGGCAACCCAGTCCTCATGGGCTTCTCCAG TGGAGATGGGTATTTTGAAAACAGCCCACTGACATTCCAGCCAGTGTGGGAGAAGTATCATCCAGACCAATTCCTGAATTCCAACTCAG GTCTCCAGGGCCTGCAGGTCTATAGGCTACACAGGGGAGAAAGGCCCAACTACCGTCTCAGGTGCCTGCAGTGGTTGAATAGACAGCCCCAGTGGCCCCAATGGGGCTGGAACCAGGTGTCCTGCCCTTGCTCCTGGCAGCAGGGACTGTGGGACTTACGATTCCAGCCCATCAGCATAG GCTGGTGGGGCCTCAGCAGCAGGCAGCTGTGCCGTGTTTCCTCCTGGCGTGGAGGCGTGTGCTGCAGCTACGGGCCCTGGGGAGAGCTTCTCCAGGGCTGGACAGTGAGCACTCCTTGGCAGTTTG ACCAAGAACTGGAGCCATGGGACTGGTGCTGCCGTGGGACCAACAAGCCCTCCTTCTGTACCCTGTACCAGCAGAGGCGGCCCCGCATCGGCTGTGCTGGGTACCGTCCCCCAAGgcctg CCTGGATGTTTGGGGATCCCCACATCACCACCTTGGATGGTGCCAATTACACCTTCAACGGACTGGGGGACTTCCTGCTGGTCCGGGCCTGGGACAGAAACTCCTCCTTCCTGCTGCAGGGCCGCACTGCCCAGACCAGCTCAGCCCAGGCCACCAACTTCATTGCCTTTGCAGCTAAATACAACACCAGCAGCCTGAACCCCATCACA GTTCGATGGCTCCTCAAGCCGAATGACACAATCCATGTGCAGGTCAATAACCAGACTGTGACATTTGAGACTAACCATGAAGACCCAGAAG GCCAGGAGATATTCAACACCACCGGCATTGTAATGACCCGCAATGGCTCCCTCGTGTCAGCCAGCTTCGATGGGACCGTGACCATCTCCGTGACCGCCCTTTCCAACATCCTCCATGCCTCCTGCAGCCTCCCAGAGGAGTATCGAAACAGCACAGAGGGCCTCCTGG GAGTCTGGAACGACAATCCAGATGATGACTTCAGGATGCCCAATGGCTCCACCATTCTCAACAAAAGCAATGAGTGGCAGCTTTATCAATTTGGAATGACCT GGAAAATCAATGATACGAGACTCCTTGGCAAGAGAGACAACCCTCTCCCTTCCAACTTCACCCCTGTCTTCCTTTTCCAACTGAAGAACAACAACTCGGGTGAAAATCTGGTCTCTGAGTGTAATGGAGATGAGCAGTGCATTTATGACAGCCTGGCCACAGGAAACACAAGCACCGGCCTGAACACTAAGATGCTCTTTAGCAGATACCAGCTGATGAACGCCACCCTCA GTAAGTACCCACCTTCTATCAAGGGTGAGCATGTGGTGGAAGCCTATCTGGGGCAGACCAAGCTGACTCAGTACACCAGCAGTTCTGAGAACGTCATATTCACCCTAAGAAACAGCAACACTGACTTCAAGCTCTTTG AGAATGGGACATTGCTATGGACACCAAAGTTGTTGGAACCATTCACTCTGGAGATTCTAGCAAGAAATGCCAAAGTCAACTTGACATCTGTACTCCAGCCAAAGACAGTGGTCTGTGCCTGCAGGGAAGAGAGCCAGTGTTTATACAACCAGACCAGCTGGGTGGGCAATTCCTCCCTGGAG GTGGCCGGCTGCAAGTGTGATGGGAACAGCTTTGGCCCCTACTGCAAACGCTCCAGGGACCCCTGTGAGGAGCCATGCTTCCCGAATGTAAAGTGCATTCCTGGGGAGGGCTGCGAGGCCTGCCCCCAAAACCTGACTGGGGATGGGCGTCATTGTGCAG CTCTGGAGAACTCTCCCCTCTGTCAGAACGTGTCCTGCCCTGTGAATTACTGCTACAACCAGGGCCACTGCTACATCTCCCAGACGCCAGACTGCCATCCCAATTGCACCTGTCCCCCAGCCTTCACTGACACCCGCTGCTTTGTGGCTGGGAACAATTTCACTCCAACCATCCATCAAG ATCTTCCCGTAAGAATCATCCAGCTCTCactcagggaaggagaaaatgcCACCATGACAGATGTCAATGCCTCG GTGGCCTACAGACTGGGGAAGCTGGATGTGCGGGCTTTTCTCCAGAACAGCCAAGTGGTACCAAT CAATTCTGGGGCAACACAGGCCTCAGGAAGAAACCTTCAACGCTGGAGTGTCATCTCGGAGTTCCAGTACCTCCCTCGGGGTCCTGTTATCGACTTCCTAAACACCAAGCTGCTGGATGCAGTGGTAGAGGCATTCTTACCCCAGGCCTCATGGAGGAGATGGAACAGAAGTGAGGGGCCCAGGACAAACGTGAACTTCCATTCCATCTCCAGGGAAGATGTGTACAGTGTGAAGGCTT TGAACGTGAGCATGCTGAAGACTTACTTCAAATGCAATGGCTACAAGGGTTACCACCTGGTCTACAGCCCCCACAGTGGCCTGACCTGTGTGTCCCCGTGCAGTGAGGGCTACTGTGAGCACGGAGGCCAGTGCCAGCACCTGCCCCAAGGGCCCCGTTGCAG ctgTGTGCCCTTCTCCATCTACACGCCCTGGGGCGAACGCTGTGAGCACCTGAGCATGAAGCTTGGCGCCTTCTTCGGGATCCTCTTTGGAGCACTGGGAGCCCTCTTGCTGCTGGGGGCGGTGGTGTTTGTGGTCCTGCGCTTCTGGTGCTACCCCAGGAACCAGTACTCCTACCCTCTGGACACAGAAAGCTGA